The window AGAACCAAAAGAAATTTGTAGATACATAActatatgaatattattgttttagtttccataaaaattaaataattcaagatatcatatttattatttaataagtaAATATGATAGATTTCACCATAAAATATTCAAAGTTAAAAGATACATATATTGATATAAtggttaacaaaataaaatatctatgcAGATCTTgatgctaattatttttaaaatttttttgagcaTCAAGCAGTTCATCCAGTTTTTTTCATCAGTCGCAGAAAGGTTATTTTATTGACCTAACAGACTTCTCAACCAGGTTCAATGGTTACCTAGCAGCAAGGCATTCATTCTTCTTTGGCAACTGTCTCTCCGAAGTTTCCATAAACTTAACTCAGATGGCATAAAacgtgttttgttttaaaacacaTCAATATCAGGCTATTGATTGATCTGATGGATAAATTATCCTAATCCCAACGTTATTATTGCAAGTAGTTGGAGTTTTACgaggaaattatatatatatatatataaaataattagttttataaGTTCCGGTACAAATGTACGaggaaatttaatttgattttcttacaagttaaaattcaaataatattatttttatttttaaaaaaaacttaaaatgacATGATAAATTTTATATCATTGCATATTGTAGTGGTTCCCGAGAACAGCAGCCCACGTGCTGTTGCCAAAATACGCAGAAAGAAACACAACACGCGTTTccataaataagataaattttattttttaaaataaataaaaaaatccttgaaataacacaatttatatatattataattaaaaaaacatggcatTCATAGTTTATcggttataaaataacaatatcaaaaaaacgaaatagattaaaaaaagaaaaaataaataaataaacattaaaaacatattaaattttctaTTACAACACTACCtgtgccataaaaaaaaatctctcaacaTAATAAAtctagcaataataataataataattcacgtaaattatgttattttatcagAAAGTGTTATTAAGCAAAAGTATCCAGGTATATTCACGTCGGTGTGCGAAAATGATTGGGCAATCAATAAAACTCGGCGGAGTCCATTGGTTTAGTTGCCACGTCAACCAGTCTTGGCTTTTATTTTCCATCAGTCACCACCACGTGGACCTGCTTTTAAGTGTACCCGgtcttttcataaataattggCACCCAGCCAATTAAATAAagaggataaaaataaatttattaattgttattttttaagggccggtggttattttttaaaataactcgAATTTTAGGATTTTCAAGCGTTAGAAAACACAGCCACGCGAAACCAAGAGGGTGGTTTGTACTTGTTTCAGACAAGTAATAGAATCTTATTTCAGACATATCAACGGCAGCTGTCATTGTGAAAAGACGACTTTCATGGCTAGCAAATCCAGAAatataatattcaattttttattcttttctatgCTTTCCACCCCTTGACCTCCTCCTAGCTTAGCTCCTCCCCTTCCCTACATCTCGTCCTGCCCCCcggttctctctctctctctctctctctcaggcAGCCGCTTCCACGCCGACCTTCTCTTCTTCTACCCATGTTTGATCTTGGCGACGAGCTTACAGTAGAAGGCCATAGAATTCCCTGGCTGATATGGATCCAAATATTGGTCTTGGTCCTCCTCGTCATTCTCCTTTTCTGTTTCAGTTTCTTTCCTTCAGATCTCTCGGACACCACCACCTCTTCTTCCTCAGCTTCGCCATCTGCTGTTGGTGTCTTCATGCCTCTCAATTCCCATTTAGAAAAGCAAACACTCGAGCATAATGATCACACAACAACTGCCACAGACTGCTTGCAACACAGCCAGGTATGAAGCTAGCTCCTTGTCcgttttacttttctcttatctCATGTTTCCTTTGCTCTGGccttaaaaagaatttttaaaccCCTTTaggtaaagttttttttgtttacttgggAACTACTCGTTTCTACTTTGTccgttttgatattttaatattaaaaataaaattttaaaaataaatagaaaatattattgtaatatatatatatatatatatatatatatataaacactttTGCATTACCCCCATCGTCACTGTCATATATTCTCTAGTCATGAGAATTGCAGGATTGAGGATTGGTTCTTGTTGCTGCAATTAAGCCGTTCCGCCTTCAAGTTGATATTTAAAGATTTTACCAGCAGAACAATTAACTTAATTCTCATTGTAATTACCTCAAcattgtaaattaattacctcAACATTGTAAATGAatccggaaaacaaacatggaTCTAGGCCTCTAATAACAATCCAGTGACTTAATCACCTCaccgatttttattttttgcaatcaCCCTTCCTCGTAAGTGTTTATGGGCGTTTGTTACtgtatttgaaaagcatttttaaattttttttcctttaaattaatatatttttggtgtttttaaattattttgatatgttaatctcaaaaataattttttaaaaataaaaaaacattattaacatatttttctgagtgaaaaacactttgaaaagcaaccacaactacACTCCCAAATACACgagtcttgtatttttttttttttgaaaatacacaaatgcattcaatttttttttttagatttctttttttttccaaccaaatattttttttaattttttatatttgtatttttctattcTATAATGCTAACCAAAAACAACTTTACAAATTAGTCATTTTTGCCTAGGATTTTTTTGAACAATAACACAGTTTAACACAAATGTAATTTTGAATATTAGTTTTATAATAACTGCTATTGAAAATGGCAATTGTttactaaaaaatcaaatttacatctcttatataaattaattaatatgccaaatataaaaatttatgaagaTTCAATGAACAAGATATGATATTTAACATTCAATGGTcaagaaataagaaagaaagacagGCTCATGTGCAATgagagagaaatgagagaagaaaaatgaggaaaagaaaaaaggggtaACCGGGTACACATTGAATCTTAGTTTCTTACACACTCggtattgttaaaaaaatattaacaagatGATTCtaatcatatcttgaaaaaccaccaaaaaagaaaagaaaaacaagctcATGTGCAatgagagaggaaagagagaagaaaaatgagggAAAGAAATAATAGGGTCATGGGAACATATCAGAGCtctatttcttatatatttagTACCGTTAGAAAAATCTCGATAAGATAATTTTAACTataccatataaaaaatcaccaaaaaattTTATAAGTGGTTAgcaattttgttttggattaatTTTAGGTTAAggtaatttagattttttttttcctcgtgtGAGTAGTGCGTTATAGTTTTAACATTGTCTTCTTATCTTAACTTAGAAtcgaatatgttttttatttttaaaaatggatttgtgattgtaattaaataaaaagggcATTTATGATTCAAATACTTagtcttaattgttttttacctGCTTCTAGCTAAGGATGTGATAAATTTGAAGGTTGCCAAAATCTACAAGTGTTTTAAAAACTCTGAATTTGCGCACTTCTTGGGCCCTAGAAAGTTAGCATTAAGCAGCACATGGAGAACTTGTAAGAGGAATGAAGTTCATGTATGTAATATAGATTGCATTGTGAGATATCTAACTGTTTTAAGATTTTCGCAGGTGCATCAGAACGAAAGTATAAAGGGAGAGATAACAACAAACACAGGCAGAAGAATAGTAGGTGAAGACAACTTCGGAAATTCTGCAAACTTCATCGATTTCCATCCCTGCAACTATTTTAGGCTTGCTAAACTTGCATTTCTTAAGTGTTTTGGCTTGGACTCCATGTCTGATAATTCCTTAAACTCGgagcagaaaaaagaaagataatatATGTTATCGTGCTTCTCTTTAGCTGATCACTTTGAGTCCATCTATCTAGCTTTTCTGAAGTTGTTGTACAGGAGACGAACCTCTCCAGAGAAAAATCTGTACAGGAAATTTGCTGCCATTTGCTTAAGAGGAGGTCGATTTTGACGAGAACCACTGATCCTAATTAAGGGATAGACATCAGGTTGCAGCTTGTTTCAGGTGTATGCTGCTAAAATCATGCAAGGTGTGACCGTTATGGTTTTCAATCAGAGTAGAGGCTGAAAATGTTGATTGGAGCAAAGCTGGTTTCCCATGAATCTCACATGTATTTTGACACAGATCATGGGATTGTGTGCTAAGCATAAATTGCTTTCTTTGACTCAAAAATAAACTCTGCGGCATATTTCTTTTAGAGTAGAATGATCAAGCTCTTTGGCATTTGCGttcccatctctctctctttcaaatTTAGAACGCTTTTTTGTGTTCGCTACAATGTACTTCTTGCAAGTTGCAACGAAGGCTAATATAAGCAGATGCAAATTTTGCCAAGGCATTGAATTTAACATAGTTGCATGTAGCAAGATATGCAGAAGCTTTTGATCTAAAGATTTGCATGATGATATCGAGCTGGTATTCAACGAGCAAATGCCCATGCCTGTTCGAAAGAAAAGACATTTCTGTGCTAGCATTTCTATTTTAGTACTTAAAGTAGGCGAGGGCCGAAAACGCTGGCTgcgtttatttatttattttggctcCGTCATAAAAGACCAATCTTTTGTTTAGTTACACTAGTTTGATTGCTGGGTTATGCTGCAGATGGAGCTCTTTTTTTCCAACGCGTTAACGTTTTGTTTACTATTAAGAAAAGTTTATatgtgtatttaataaaataaatggagaattatatatattaataattaacaataaatttgttgatattaagtcgggtttatttcaatttgagcctttttttccatgtttttcctGGAGGTTTGGAGAAAGCTGCCATCCATTGATATATCCTATAATGACAGGGACAT is drawn from Populus nigra chromosome 5, ddPopNigr1.1, whole genome shotgun sequence and contains these coding sequences:
- the LOC133694057 gene encoding uncharacterized protein LOC133694057, producing the protein MFDLGDELTVEGHRIPWLIWIQILVLVLLVILLFCFSFFPSDLSDTTTSSSSASPSAVGVFMPLNSHLEKQTLEHNDHTTTATDCLQHSQVHQNESIKGEITTNTGRRIVGEDNFGNSANFIDFHPCNYFRLAKLAFLKCFGLDSMSDNSLNSEQKKER